Part of the Methylomonas rapida genome is shown below.
GTTTTTGCAAGCTGGACTCGGCGACGAAAACCTCGACATCGGCAATCAGATGCGGCCGTTCTTCGCTGATCATCTGGTACAGCAGATCGCCATTTGGTTGCTCGGCCAGAATTTTACGTAACTGCTGTCGATTCAAGGGCACGCAATGGCACTCGCGATTGAGCTCTTCTGCGCGCTGGGTACCTAGCTTATGATCGAAAACAGTCATGCATGAATCAGAAAATGCGGTTTAACAAAATAAAAGCGGCGACGAAACCCATGGCTTCGTCGCCGACAAACATTAAAACAAAAGCCGAATTAATCGCGGAAATTATTGAATTGCAACGGCTGGCCCAAGTCTTCCGTGCGCAGCATTTGAATCACTTCCTGCAAGTCATCGCGCTTTTTGCCAGTGACGCGCACTTTATCGCCGTTAATTGCGGCCTGCACTTTCATTTTTTTGTCTTTGATCAGTTTGACGATTTTTTTCGCCAAGTCGCTGCCTATCCCTTGTTTCAAGGAGATCGGCTGCTGGGCGGTTTTACCGGTATCGGTAATCTTGCCGCTTTCCAGGCTGGCAATGTCGATGCCGCGCTTGCCCATTTTGGAATACAGAATGGGCAACATTTGCTGTAATTGAAACGTCGATTCGGCTTTCATGAGGATGCTGTCGTCCTGCTGTTCAAAGCAGGCGTTGCTGCCCTTGAAATCGAATCGGGTAGAAACTTCTTTGTTCGCCTGATCAACGGCATTGGTCACTTCGTGACTATCCAATTCGGAAACGATATCGAATGATGGCATGGTATTGATTTGCAAGTTAAAAACGGTAGGCACTATAAAGCCGATACATCTGGAATTCAACCTCTATCTGGATAACATCAATTCGGTTAAACTGCTTTTCCATCATGACAGTCGTATTAACGGGGAGACAACACGATGACATCAGCATTGAAATCAGTCTTGATCATCAGCTGTATGGCTTTGTTTGGCGGCGCTTTGCTGGCGGGTTGTGACTCCAAACCCAAAGCCTCCAGCATAAGCAAGCCGAGCGTGCAGAAATATGAACAAGCCAAAACCTTGCAAGGCTTGGTGACGAACGATGCGGGCCCGGTAAAAACCGGCATCATCAAGGCCTTGAGCGAACAGGGCCAGGAATTGGCGCGCATGGCATTGACCAATGGCCCGCACTATAGCCTGGAAATACCCGCCGGTACGGCATTGCCCATCGTTTTGGCTTATTGTCCAGCCGCCGATGCACCTGACGATCAATGTATGATTTCGGCGGTAGTGCATGCGGGCGCCAGCAAATTCGACATCAATCCGTTGAGTACGCGCATTGCCAAACAAGCCAAGGCTCTAGGCGGCTACACGCATAAAAATCTGGTCAGCGCAGCAGAAAACACGGGGACCGTGCCAGCCAGCAACAAAACCACGGCCGGTTTCCGCGGCGACCCAACCACGCAGTATGGCGGCTGGCATTAAAGGCGTCTGAGCGTTGCATGGGCTACCGTTAGTTGTGCGGTAGCCTGTTCGGCGAATTGCATGGGCGCAGAGCAAAATAGAGGGTACAAAATTTCGTCCCTCGATTCTTACGAAATCCCGACTTGATAAGTCATTGCTTATAAAAAGTTATTTGACTTCGTCAAGCTAAGCACTAGACTTCTGGCAACGGAGGATGGCAATTAGAGCGAGATGCCTGGTCGATCACGGATGACTATTGCAAGCAACTGTTACAAACGTGCTGATACAAACGATGAGACTTAACCGGTGAGGAGGCATTGTTTATTCGTTGATTCAGTGAGCCTAAACATACCGAAAAAACTTACCGAGTCGATCGGTTGAAACATTACAACGAGATAGGGGAACAACATGAAACAGTATGGTGCAGAATTTTTTGGAACATTCTGGTTGGTTTTGGGCGGCTGTGGCAGCGCCGTCTTGTCCGCTGCTTTTCCAGAGGTAGGCATTGGGCTGCTCGGCGTGGCTTGTGCTTTTGGCTTGACCGTTTTGACCATGGCTTTTGCGATCGGGCATATTTCCGGTTGTCATTTAAACCCGGCGGTATCGATTGGCTTATGGGCCGGCGGACGCTTCCCGGCCGATAAGTTGTTGCCGTATATCGCGGCTCAAGTGTTGGGTGGCATCGTGGCCGGCGGTGTCTTGTATTTGATTGCCAGCGGCAAGGTCGGCTTTGATGTCTCGGCGGGATTTGCTTCCAATGGTTATGGCGAACATTCACCAGGTGGCTATTCGTTGCTTTCGGCCCTGGTCACCGAAGTGGTGATGACGATGATGTTTTTACTGGTCATCTTGGGCGCCACGGACGCTAGGGCGCCGCAAGGCTTTGCCCCGATTGCGATTGGTTTGTGTTTGACGTTGATACATTTGATCAGCATCCCGGTCACCAATACTTCGGTTAATCCCGCCCGCAGCACGGCCGTGGCGATTTTTGTCGGTGACTGGGCCATCGTGCAGTTATGGCTGTTTTGGCTGGCGCCGATTGCTGGCGCGGTAGCTGGCGCAGCGATATATCGTTTTTTGGGCTCCGATCAGTCCTGACGTTAATGCTATGACAAGCCAGGGGAGCGGCTGCGCTCGCTCCTCCGTTGCTTTTCGTCATGGCCCGCATTCGGGCATCAGCGAGCTGCGCCAGAATTGGTCTTCTTTTTCAAACAGCCGTCGGCTCTCCGCCGGCCCCCAGGAGCCGGCCGG
Proteins encoded:
- the aqpZ gene encoding aquaporin Z, whose product is MKQYGAEFFGTFWLVLGGCGSAVLSAAFPEVGIGLLGVACAFGLTVLTMAFAIGHISGCHLNPAVSIGLWAGGRFPADKLLPYIAAQVLGGIVAGGVLYLIASGKVGFDVSAGFASNGYGEHSPGGYSLLSALVTEVVMTMMFLLVILGATDARAPQGFAPIAIGLCLTLIHLISIPVTNTSVNPARSTAVAIFVGDWAIVQLWLFWLAPIAGAVAGAAIYRFLGSDQS
- a CDS encoding YajQ family cyclic di-GMP-binding protein yields the protein MPSFDIVSELDSHEVTNAVDQANKEVSTRFDFKGSNACFEQQDDSILMKAESTFQLQQMLPILYSKMGKRGIDIASLESGKITDTGKTAQQPISLKQGIGSDLAKKIVKLIKDKKMKVQAAINGDKVRVTGKKRDDLQEVIQMLRTEDLGQPLQFNNFRD